In Candidatus Sodalis pierantonius str. SOPE, one DNA window encodes the following:
- the envZ gene encoding two-component system sensor histidine kinase EnvZ, which yields MMRWRISPRSSFARSLLLIVTLLFVSLVTTYLVVLNFAILPSLQQFNKVLAYEVRMLMTDRLQLEDGTLLEVSPAFRREIYRELGISLYTNPAAEESGLRWAQHYEFLSQQMAQQLGGPTDVRVEVIKNSPVVWLKTWLSPDIWVRIPLTEIHQGDFSPLFRYTLAIMLLAIGGAWLFIRIQNRPLVDLEHAALQVGKGIIPPPLREYGASEVRSVTRAFNQMTAGVKLLADDRTLLMAGVSHDLRTPLTRIRLATEMMSAEDGYLAESINKDIEECNAIIEQFIDYLRTGQEMQTEMADLNSILTEVVAAESGYERVIETDICGEELIVNVNPLSIKRAALNMVVNAARYGNGWIKVNSGRDTNRVWFEVEDDGPGIKPDQLQYLFQPFVRGDSARSTSGTGLGLAIVQRIIDAHAGKLEIGRSARQGLRIRANLPLPVA from the coding sequence ATGATGCGATGGCGCATCTCTCCGCGCAGTTCCTTCGCCCGCAGTCTGCTGTTAATCGTTACCTTGCTGTTCGTCAGCCTGGTAACGACCTACCTGGTGGTTCTGAATTTCGCTATTCTGCCGAGTCTGCAACAGTTCAATAAGGTTCTGGCTTATGAAGTCAGAATGTTGATGACCGACCGGTTGCAGCTGGAGGACGGTACGTTACTGGAAGTGTCGCCGGCGTTCCGGCGCGAAATTTACCGTGAATTGGGTATCTCGCTGTATACCAATCCGGCCGCGGAAGAGAGCGGTTTGCGCTGGGCGCAGCATTATGAGTTTCTGAGCCAGCAAATGGCGCAGCAGCTGGGCGGCCCGACCGATGTGCGCGTCGAGGTCATCAAAAATTCCCCCGTTGTCTGGCTGAAAACCTGGTTATCGCCGGATATTTGGGTACGCATCCCGCTGACCGAAATCCATCAGGGGGACTTCTCGCCGCTGTTCCGCTACACCCTGGCGATTATGTTATTGGCCATCGGCGGCGCTTGGCTTTTTATTCGTATTCAAAACCGGCCGCTGGTGGATTTGGAACACGCCGCGCTGCAGGTGGGGAAGGGCATTATTCCGCCGCCGCTGCGGGAGTATGGCGCCTCGGAGGTGCGCTCGGTGACCCGGGCTTTCAATCAGATGACCGCCGGCGTCAAGCTGCTGGCGGATGATCGGACTCTGTTGATGGCCGGCGTCAGCCATGATTTACGCACCCCGCTGACCCGCATCCGCCTGGCGACGGAGATGATGAGCGCGGAAGACGGTTACCTCGCCGAGTCGATCAATAAAGATATCGAAGAGTGCAACGCCATTATCGAGCAATTTATCGATTATCTGCGTACCGGCCAGGAGATGCAGACCGAAATGGCAGATCTGAACAGCATCCTGACCGAAGTGGTGGCGGCGGAGAGCGGTTATGAGCGCGTGATTGAAACCGATATCTGCGGCGAGGAGCTGATTGTTAACGTTAACCCGCTGTCCATCAAGCGGGCGGCGCTGAATATGGTGGTGAACGCGGCGCGCTACGGCAACGGCTGGATCAAGGTGAATAGCGGCCGTGACACCAACCGCGTTTGGTTTGAGGTCGAGGATGATGGTCCAGGCATTAAGCCGGATCAGCTACAGTATCTGTTCCAGCCGTTCGTGCGCGGCGACAGCGCGCGCAGCACCAGCGGTACCGGCCTCGGTCTGGCCATTGTGCAGCGCATCATCGATGCCCATGCCGGTAAGCTGGAAATCGGCCGCAGCGCCCGGCAGGGGCTGCGTATCCGCGCCAATTTACCGCTGCCGGTCGCATAA
- the ompR gene encoding two-component system response regulator OmpR, translated as MQDNYKILVVDDDMRLRALLERYLTEQGFQVRSVANAEQMDRLLTRESFHLMVLDLMLPGEDGLSICRRLRSQSNPMPIIMVTAKGEEVDRIVGLEIGADDYIPKPFNPRELLARIRAVLRRQANELPGAPSQEEAIIAFGKFKLNLGTREMFREDEPMPLTSGEFAVLKALVSHPREPLSRDKLMNLARGREYSAMERSIDVQISRLRRMVEEDPAHPRYIQTVWGLGYVFVPDGSKA; from the coding sequence ATGCAAGATAATTACAAAATCCTGGTAGTGGATGACGATATGCGCCTGCGGGCGCTCCTTGAGCGGTATTTGACCGAACAGGGCTTTCAGGTACGCAGCGTCGCCAACGCTGAGCAGATGGATCGTCTGCTGACGCGGGAATCTTTCCATTTAATGGTGCTGGATCTGATGCTACCGGGTGAAGATGGCCTGTCTATCTGCCGCCGGCTGCGCAGCCAGAGCAACCCGATGCCTATCATTATGGTTACCGCCAAAGGGGAAGAAGTGGACCGGATCGTTGGCCTGGAAATCGGCGCCGATGACTATATTCCCAAGCCCTTCAACCCGCGCGAGCTGCTGGCCCGCATTCGCGCGGTACTGCGCCGGCAGGCCAACGAGCTGCCGGGCGCGCCGTCGCAGGAAGAGGCGATTATCGCTTTTGGCAAATTCAAGCTTAACCTCGGTACGCGCGAGATGTTCCGCGAAGATGAGCCGATGCCGCTGACCAGCGGTGAATTCGCGGTGCTCAAAGCGTTGGTCAGCCATCCGCGCGAACCGTTGTCCCGCGATAAGTTGATGAACCTGGCGCGCGGCCGCGAGTATAGCGCCATGGAGCGCTCCATTGATGTGCAGATTTCCCGTCTGCGGCGCATGGTGGAAGAAGATCCGGCCCATCCGCGCTATATACAGACCGTATGGGGTCTGGGCTATGTCTTTGTGCCGGACGGCAGTAAAGCATGA
- the greB gene encoding transcription elongation factor GreB yields the protein MKSNLITRQGYRELHDELDHLWKRYRPEITEKVAWAASLGDRSENADYHYNKKILREIDRRVRYLRRVLKEARVVDYSPQQEGRVFFGAWVEVESPEGETKRFRIAGPDEIYKHKDYISIDSPMARALIKKAVDDEAEVMTPGGRRT from the coding sequence ATGAAGAGCAACCTTATTACCCGTCAGGGCTACCGGGAATTACACGATGAGCTGGACCACCTGTGGAAACGCTACCGGCCGGAAATTACCGAAAAGGTGGCCTGGGCCGCCAGCCTCGGGGATCGCAGTGAAAATGCGGATTATCATTATAACAAGAAGATCCTGCGCGAGATTGATCGGCGGGTGCGCTATCTGCGCCGCGTGCTGAAAGAGGCGCGGGTGGTGGACTATTCCCCGCAGCAGGAGGGGCGGGTGTTTTTTGGCGCCTGGGTGGAGGTGGAAAGCCCGGAGGGGGAAACAAAACGCTTTCGTATCGCCGGTCCCGATGAAATCTACAAACATAAGGACTACATTTCCATCGACTCGCCTATGGCGCGCGCTTTAATAAAAAAGGCGGTGGATGACGAGGCGGAAGTCATGACCCCTGGCGGGCGCCGCACCTAG
- a CDS encoding Tex family protein: MNKESLNHLIAGELKARAEQVDAAVRLLDEGNTVPFIARYRKEVTGGLDDTQLRTLETRLGYLRELDERRQSILKSIDEQGKLTEALAAAIQGTLSKTELEDLYLPYKPKRRTRSQIAIEAGLAPLADRLWQDASMDPESAAAEFVNPDAGVADVKAALDGARYILMERFAEDAALLAKIRAYLWKNAHLVSRVVPGKEEDGAKFRDYFDHHEPLSQVPSHRALAMLRGRNEGVLQLALNADPHTDEPPRASYCEEMIADHLQVRFNQAPADGWRKSVISWTWRIKILMHLETELMGNMREKAEEEAIQVFARNMHDLLMAAPAGLRATMGLDPGLRTGVKVAVVDATGKLVATDILYPHTGQADKAAAAVAALCLKHHVELVAIGNGTASLETERFYAEVQKRYPDVKGQKVIVSEAGASVYSASELAAQEFPDLDVSLRGAVSIARRLQDPLAELVKIDPKSIGVGQYQHDVSQSQLAKKLDTVVEDCVNAVGVDLNTASVPLLIRVAGLTRMMAQNIVNWRDENGRFRNRQQLLKVPRLGPKAFVQCAGFLRINHGDNPLDASTVHPESYPVVERILQATEKSLSDLMGDPSTLRGLSPSHFTDERVGLPTVTDIIKELEKPGRDPRPEFKTATFADGVETLQDLSQGMVLEGTVTNVTNFGAFVDIGVHQDGLVHISSLSDRFIDDPHKVVKAGDIVKVKVMDVDMARKRIALTMRLDERPGEAPARRDMGERRRDNGATASRPPARGGGRQSGNAAGGRAGQTALKTAGP, encoded by the coding sequence ATGAATAAAGAGTCATTGAACCATCTTATCGCCGGCGAGCTGAAAGCCCGGGCGGAGCAGGTGGACGCCGCGGTGCGGCTGCTGGATGAAGGCAACACCGTGCCTTTTATCGCCCGCTATCGTAAAGAAGTCACCGGCGGCCTGGACGATACGCAGTTGCGTACGCTGGAAACGCGCCTGGGTTACCTGCGCGAGCTGGACGAGCGACGTCAGAGTATTCTGAAATCCATCGACGAACAGGGCAAACTGACCGAGGCGCTGGCCGCGGCAATCCAGGGGACCTTGAGCAAAACCGAGCTCGAAGATCTCTACCTACCCTATAAGCCCAAACGCCGCACCCGCAGCCAGATAGCCATTGAGGCTGGGCTGGCGCCGCTGGCGGATAGGCTCTGGCAGGACGCGTCCATGGATCCCGAGAGCGCGGCGGCCGAATTTGTGAACCCCGACGCCGGCGTGGCCGACGTCAAAGCGGCCCTTGACGGCGCGCGCTATATCCTGATGGAGCGCTTTGCCGAAGATGCCGCCTTGCTGGCGAAAATTCGCGCCTATTTGTGGAAAAACGCCCATCTGGTGTCGCGGGTCGTCCCCGGCAAAGAAGAAGACGGCGCCAAATTCCGCGACTATTTCGACCACCACGAACCGCTGTCCCAGGTGCCGTCCCACCGTGCGCTGGCCATGTTGCGCGGACGCAACGAAGGCGTGCTGCAACTGGCGTTGAACGCCGATCCGCACACGGATGAGCCGCCGCGCGCCAGCTACTGCGAGGAAATGATTGCCGATCATTTGCAGGTGCGCTTCAACCAGGCGCCGGCCGACGGCTGGCGCAAGTCGGTCATCAGTTGGACCTGGCGCATCAAAATTCTGATGCACCTAGAAACCGAATTGATGGGCAACATGCGTGAAAAGGCCGAGGAGGAAGCGATCCAAGTCTTCGCCCGCAACATGCATGATTTATTAATGGCGGCGCCGGCGGGATTGCGCGCCACCATGGGACTGGATCCGGGTCTGCGCACCGGCGTTAAGGTCGCGGTCGTCGACGCCACGGGCAAACTGGTGGCGACGGATATCCTCTATCCGCATACCGGCCAGGCCGATAAAGCCGCGGCGGCGGTCGCGGCGCTGTGTCTGAAACATCATGTCGAGCTGGTCGCCATCGGCAACGGCACCGCATCGCTAGAAACCGAGCGCTTTTATGCCGAGGTCCAAAAGCGCTATCCAGACGTGAAAGGGCAAAAGGTAATTGTCAGCGAGGCCGGCGCGTCGGTCTATTCCGCCTCGGAGTTGGCGGCGCAGGAATTCCCCGATTTGGATGTCTCGCTGCGCGGTGCGGTCTCCATCGCCCGCAGACTGCAGGATCCGCTGGCGGAGCTGGTCAAAATAGATCCGAAGTCCATCGGTGTCGGCCAGTATCAGCACGATGTCAGCCAAAGCCAACTGGCGAAAAAACTGGATACGGTGGTGGAGGACTGCGTCAACGCCGTCGGCGTCGACTTGAATACCGCCTCGGTGCCACTGCTGATTCGCGTCGCCGGCCTGACGCGTATGATGGCGCAGAATATTGTCAACTGGCGCGATGAGAACGGCCGTTTCCGCAACCGTCAACAGCTGCTGAAAGTCCCCCGCTTAGGCCCCAAGGCCTTTGTGCAATGCGCCGGCTTCCTGCGCATCAATCACGGCGACAACCCGCTTGACGCCTCTACCGTGCATCCAGAGAGTTATCCGGTGGTAGAGCGGATTTTACAGGCCACGGAGAAATCGTTAAGCGATTTGATGGGCGATCCGTCTACGCTGCGCGGCCTGAGTCCGTCCCATTTTACCGATGAGCGCGTCGGTTTGCCCACCGTCACCGATATCATCAAAGAGTTGGAAAAGCCGGGACGCGACCCGCGGCCCGAGTTCAAAACCGCCACTTTCGCCGACGGCGTGGAAACGCTCCAGGATCTCTCGCAGGGTATGGTGCTCGAGGGTACGGTGACCAACGTGACCAACTTTGGCGCATTCGTGGATATCGGCGTACATCAGGACGGGTTGGTGCATATCTCCTCTCTGTCCGATCGGTTCATCGACGATCCGCACAAGGTGGTGAAAGCCGGCGATATTGTCAAAGTGAAAGTCATGGACGTCGATATGGCGCGCAAACGCATCGCCTTGACCATGCGGCTCGACGAACGGCCGGGGGAGGCGCCGGCGCGCCGGGATATGGGTGAACGCCGGCGGGACAACGGCGCAACGGCGTCTCGTCCCCCCGCTCGCGGCGGCGGCCGCCAATCCGGTAATGCCGCGGGCGGCCGCGCTGGGCAAACGGCGTTAAAAACGGCGGGGCCGTAG
- the feoA gene encoding ferrous iron transporter A, whose protein sequence is MQLQLQLQYHYKITGYAKEIPPAFRQKMLSLGMLPGSSFQVVRVAPLGDPVQIEVRRVQLVLRKKDLSLLLLSRTDH, encoded by the coding sequence ATGCAACTGCAATTGCAATTGCAGTACCATTATAAAATTACCGGCTATGCCAAAGAGATCCCTCCCGCCTTTCGGCAAAAAATGCTGTCTCTTGGCATGTTGCCCGGCAGTTCGTTCCAGGTGGTGCGCGTCGCCCCGCTGGGCGATCCCGTGCAAATCGAGGTGCGGCGGGTACAGCTGGTATTGCGAAAAAAAGATCTGTCATTGCTGCTATTGAGCCGTACCGACCATTGA